Proteins encoded by one window of Kribbella italica:
- a CDS encoding PhoH family protein, whose amino-acid sequence MAATHAKASSTSSVPDQRTYVLDTSVLLSDPHAMERFDEHEVIIPVVVVTELEGKRHHPELGYFARTALRMLDEFRILHGRLDAPLPVGEKGGTLRVELNHTDPESLPAGFRLGDNDSRILAVACNFKAEGRDVTLVSKDLPMRVKASACGLVAEEYRAELALESGWTGMSELEVETADVDSLYEDGVLELPQAGEFPTHTGLVLLSDRGSALGRVMPDKRVRLVRGDREAFGIRGRSAEQRVALDLLLDPDVGIISLGGRAGTGKSALALCAGLEAVMERRQHKKVVVFRPLFAVGGQELGYLPGSESEKMQPWAQAVYDTLGALTSPDVIDEVMDRGMLEVMPLTHIRGRSLHDAFVIVDEAQSLERNVLLTVLSRIGANSRVVLTHDVAQRDNLRVGRHDGVVAVVEKLKGHPLFAHVTLTRSERSPIAALVTEMLEDVQL is encoded by the coding sequence ATGGCTGCCACCCACGCCAAGGCGTCAAGCACCTCATCCGTACCGGACCAGCGCACCTACGTGCTGGACACCTCCGTTCTGCTCAGCGATCCGCATGCGATGGAGCGGTTCGACGAGCACGAGGTGATCATTCCGGTCGTCGTTGTCACCGAACTGGAGGGCAAACGGCATCACCCCGAACTCGGCTACTTCGCCCGCACCGCGCTGCGCATGCTGGACGAGTTCAGGATTCTGCACGGACGACTGGACGCGCCCCTGCCAGTGGGCGAGAAGGGTGGAACCCTCAGGGTCGAGCTGAACCACACCGACCCCGAGAGCCTGCCGGCCGGTTTCCGGCTCGGCGACAACGACAGCCGCATCCTCGCGGTGGCCTGCAACTTCAAGGCCGAGGGCCGCGACGTCACGCTGGTCTCGAAGGACCTGCCGATGCGGGTCAAGGCCTCGGCCTGCGGCCTGGTCGCGGAGGAGTACCGCGCGGAGCTCGCCCTGGAGTCCGGCTGGACCGGGATGAGCGAGCTCGAGGTCGAGACCGCCGACGTCGACAGCCTGTACGAGGACGGCGTACTGGAGTTGCCGCAGGCCGGTGAGTTCCCGACCCACACCGGTCTGGTGCTGCTGTCGGACCGCGGCAGCGCGCTCGGCCGGGTGATGCCCGACAAGCGGGTCCGGCTGGTCCGCGGCGACCGCGAGGCGTTCGGCATCCGCGGCCGGTCCGCCGAGCAGCGGGTCGCGCTCGACCTCCTGCTCGACCCCGACGTCGGCATCATCTCGCTCGGTGGCCGGGCCGGCACCGGCAAGTCGGCGCTGGCCCTGTGCGCCGGGCTGGAAGCGGTGATGGAACGGCGGCAGCACAAGAAGGTCGTCGTCTTCCGCCCACTGTTCGCCGTCGGTGGCCAGGAGCTGGGCTACCTGCCCGGTTCGGAGTCGGAGAAGATGCAGCCGTGGGCGCAGGCCGTCTACGACACGCTGGGCGCGCTGACCAGCCCGGACGTGATCGACGAGGTGATGGACCGCGGCATGCTCGAGGTGATGCCGCTGACCCACATCCGCGGCCGCTCGCTGCACGACGCGTTCGTGATCGTCGACGAGGCCCAGTCGCTGGAGCGCAACGTGCTGCTCACAGTTCTGTCCCGGATCGGTGCCAACTCGCGGGTGGTGCTCACCCACGACGTCGCGCAGCGCGACAACCTGCGGGTCGGGCGGCACGACGGCGTGGTCGCGGTGGTCGAGAAGCTGAAGGGGCACCCGCTGTTCGCCCACGTCACGCTGACCCGGTCGGAGCGGTCGCCGATCGCCGCGCTGGTGACCGAGATGCTCGAGGACGTGCAGCTCTGA